The Caulobacter sp. FWC26 genome contains a region encoding:
- a CDS encoding biliverdin-producing heme oxygenase codes for MPERSLRDRLRVATLREHEALDALVTRSHLETRAGYSAFLSASAQALIPLELALERAGVADWLPDWPSRSRRRALESDLHQLGVRPLAPSTAAIPSPAFGAGVLYVLEGSRLGGRLLSRQVRAADADLPIAYLSHGLEQNLWRAFLTWLEASPKVDCRTDIVEAGARYGFRCFSEAFESLSPPTGGLNARGCAHVRV; via the coding sequence TTGCCGGAACGTTCGCTACGCGACCGCCTCAGGGTCGCAACGCTTCGTGAGCACGAAGCTCTGGACGCCCTCGTAACGCGGTCGCACCTGGAAACGAGGGCGGGCTACAGCGCCTTCCTGAGCGCCTCGGCCCAGGCGTTGATTCCCCTGGAGCTGGCGCTGGAACGGGCCGGTGTCGCGGACTGGCTTCCGGACTGGCCTAGTCGTTCGCGTCGCCGCGCGCTTGAGAGCGACCTTCATCAGTTGGGTGTGAGGCCCTTAGCGCCCTCGACAGCGGCCATACCGTCCCCCGCCTTCGGCGCGGGCGTGCTTTATGTGCTCGAGGGCTCGCGCCTGGGCGGGCGTCTGCTATCCCGCCAAGTGCGGGCGGCCGATGCGGATTTGCCGATCGCTTATCTGAGCCACGGTCTGGAGCAGAACCTCTGGCGGGCCTTCCTGACGTGGCTTGAAGCCTCCCCAAAAGTCGACTGCCGGACAGACATCGTCGAAGCCGGTGCGCGATATGGTTTTCGCTGCTTCTCGGAAGCGTTCGAGAGCCTTAGCCCGCCGACTGGAGGCCTGAATGCCCGAGGCTGCGCCCATGTCCGGGTTTGA